A genome region from Bradyrhizobium commune includes the following:
- a CDS encoding NAD(P)-dependent oxidoreductase → MNRFIDTTPEPGTMALGGETPREETSSMPQPKIAFVGFGEAARCFATHLTARIGTPMVAFCQGKINMPPYSEAFRALAAGCGVTLVGRLEDLSEADVIFSAVVVAVAAETGEAISRIVRPGSLVVDINAATPRTKKRVAEAVEARGGVFADANLMGSVDLYGAAVPLYASGSGAARFAEVFEPLGFRIEVAGPEAGTAAAVKMLRSVVTKGMEALLIEALTAATLAGVREETLRGLCASMDATTFSKFLDMCVRSDVLHAERRAVEMDGVAAGLRELGFNPLMTTATTERLRASAQLGLREEFARRSGYSADEVLDRYAHRLSGR, encoded by the coding sequence ATGAACCGGTTCATTGACACCACGCCAGAACCCGGCACAATGGCCCTCGGCGGTGAAACGCCGCGCGAGGAGACCTCATCCATGCCGCAGCCCAAGATCGCCTTTGTTGGATTTGGCGAAGCCGCACGATGCTTTGCGACGCATCTGACGGCCCGGATCGGTACGCCAATGGTCGCGTTCTGTCAGGGCAAGATCAACATGCCGCCCTACTCCGAGGCCTTTCGAGCGCTGGCCGCCGGTTGCGGCGTCACGCTGGTCGGACGGCTCGAGGATCTGTCGGAGGCGGACGTGATCTTTTCCGCCGTGGTCGTCGCCGTCGCGGCCGAGACAGGCGAGGCCATCTCCAGGATCGTGCGTCCGGGCTCTCTCGTGGTGGACATCAACGCGGCGACCCCGCGCACGAAAAAACGTGTCGCCGAAGCCGTGGAGGCGCGCGGCGGCGTGTTCGCGGATGCGAACCTGATGGGCTCTGTCGACCTCTACGGCGCAGCAGTCCCGCTCTATGCGTCCGGCAGCGGCGCCGCACGCTTCGCGGAGGTTTTCGAGCCACTCGGCTTTCGCATCGAAGTGGCCGGTCCCGAAGCCGGAACGGCTGCCGCCGTGAAGATGCTGCGGAGCGTGGTGACGAAGGGCATGGAGGCGCTGCTGATCGAGGCGCTGACTGCTGCAACGCTCGCGGGCGTGCGCGAGGAAACGCTGCGCGGGCTTTGCGCGTCGATGGATGCCACCACGTTCAGCAAGTTCCTGGACATGTGCGTCCGCTCCGACGTGCTGCATGCCGAGCGCCGCGCCGTGGAAATGGACGGCGTGGCGGCGGGCCTGCGGGAACTGGGCTTCAATCCCCTGATGACCACGGCCACGACAGAGCGACTACGGGCCTCCGCGCAGCTAGGCTTGCGGGAGGAGTTCGCGCGGCGCTCCGGCTATTCGGCCGACGAGGTGCTGGACCGGTATGCGCACAGGCTGTCCGGGCGTTGA
- a CDS encoding winged helix-turn-helix domain-containing protein has protein sequence MSRAPKPLPLSTSQARQIWLRAQRLDVRAPFGEGAAAVADAIAHLGYVQIDTINVIERCHHHILFSRIPSYRRADLRQAQSVDKSVFEYWTHALSYVPSNDFRFFLPAMREHRRDGHKWYASVTPADTRKVMRLLRAGPLTIRDIEDDVLTEKEHLWQSRKPSKRALQLAFYTGVATVSERQGMLKTYELMTRHFGWDKLPTPASGKEITAYLLDRALRSQGLVSLDSICHLDAPSKKAVAALIAARVRRGELAPVTLDGAGKQEHWAQPAALMPAEVPPDLVHILSPFDPLIIQRKRTNLIFGYNHLFEAYVPKAKRKLGYFALPVLVGDEFVAALDLKTDRQGKKLLMQKWTWIGSGKKTAGRKELKQKIEDELDRFERFQLAE, from the coding sequence ATGTCCCGCGCGCCAAAGCCCCTTCCGCTCTCAACGTCACAGGCCCGGCAGATCTGGCTGCGTGCCCAGCGGCTGGACGTGCGCGCGCCGTTCGGGGAGGGCGCGGCTGCCGTGGCGGATGCGATCGCCCATCTCGGCTATGTGCAGATCGACACGATCAACGTGATTGAGCGCTGCCATCACCACATCCTGTTCAGTCGCATCCCGTCCTACCGCCGCGCCGATCTGCGCCAGGCCCAGAGCGTGGACAAGAGCGTGTTCGAATACTGGACGCATGCGCTGTCCTACGTTCCGTCGAACGATTTTCGCTTCTTCCTGCCGGCGATGCGCGAGCACCGCCGCGATGGGCACAAATGGTACGCATCGGTCACGCCAGCCGACACGCGCAAGGTGATGCGGCTCCTGCGCGCCGGCCCGCTGACGATCCGCGATATCGAGGATGACGTGCTTACCGAAAAGGAGCATTTGTGGCAGAGCCGAAAACCCTCGAAGCGGGCCTTGCAGCTCGCCTTCTATACCGGCGTCGCGACGGTGAGCGAGCGCCAGGGCATGCTCAAGACTTATGAGCTGATGACGCGGCATTTCGGCTGGGACAAGCTGCCGACGCCGGCTTCAGGGAAGGAGATCACGGCCTATCTGCTCGATCGTGCATTGCGGTCGCAAGGCCTGGTGAGCCTCGATTCGATCTGTCATCTCGACGCGCCGAGCAAGAAGGCAGTGGCAGCGCTCATCGCCGCACGCGTCCGCCGCGGCGAACTGGCCCCGGTCACTCTCGACGGCGCCGGTAAGCAGGAGCATTGGGCGCAGCCGGCGGCGCTCATGCCTGCCGAGGTGCCACCGGATCTGGTCCACATCCTCTCGCCGTTCGATCCCCTGATCATCCAGCGCAAGCGCACCAATCTCATCTTCGGCTACAACCATCTGTTCGAAGCCTATGTGCCGAAGGCCAAGCGCAAGCTCGGCTATTTCGCGCTCCCCGTGCTGGTCGGCGACGAGTTCGTCGCCGCGCTCGATCTCAAGACCGATCGGCAGGGCAAAAAGCTGTTGATGCAGAAATGGACCTGGATCGGCAGCGGCAAGAAGACGGCGGGGCGCAAGGAGCTGAAGCAGAAGATCGAGGACGAGCTCGATCGCTTCGAGCGGTTTCAATTGGCGGAGTAA
- a CDS encoding caspase family protein: MRFLIAAAAFAALVFTGNAAQADKRVAFVVGNAAYTNVPQLPNPAIDARSMAQVLRNVGFDVVEGANLTRDAMTAKLIEFGKKSEGADVAVFFYAGHGIAVNGTNYLLPIDADLKSEMDVKLGAAINVDVTLDQTMADAKVKLVFLDACRDNPFAAKIRSAKATRSVTVASGLAEMKSGEGTLIAFATGPGQTALDGDAGTNSPFTRALVANIASPGVEIQQAMTKVRAQVNYETNKTQLPWGHTNLTGAVYLNPTATPAAVAGAAPVVVAQASDVELEYWRSVKDSNKVEELNAYLTSYPNGTFKSLALARIAAIKANSSTTTRNATAVDRPTVTKPARSSASNDSDDEPVRRRASSGGSRRSYGGGGGGGGGGGGGFGDGLGGAMLGHMVGGLFGR; encoded by the coding sequence ATGCGCTTTCTGATCGCGGCAGCGGCCTTCGCGGCCCTCGTCTTCACCGGCAACGCGGCGCAAGCCGACAAGCGGGTCGCCTTCGTGGTCGGCAACGCCGCTTATACGAATGTCCCGCAGCTTCCCAATCCTGCGATCGACGCCAGGTCGATGGCGCAGGTGCTGCGCAATGTCGGCTTCGACGTGGTGGAGGGTGCGAACCTTACGCGCGACGCCATGACGGCGAAGCTGATCGAATTCGGCAAGAAGAGCGAAGGCGCCGACGTGGCGGTGTTCTTCTATGCCGGCCACGGCATCGCAGTAAACGGCACCAACTATCTGCTGCCGATCGATGCCGACCTCAAATCCGAGATGGACGTCAAGCTCGGCGCGGCGATCAATGTCGATGTCACGCTGGACCAGACCATGGCCGATGCCAAGGTGAAACTGGTGTTCCTCGATGCCTGCCGCGACAATCCCTTTGCCGCAAAGATCCGTTCCGCCAAGGCGACGCGCTCGGTCACGGTTGCAAGCGGACTTGCCGAGATGAAGTCCGGCGAAGGCACGCTTATCGCGTTTGCGACCGGACCGGGCCAGACCGCGCTCGATGGTGACGCCGGCACCAACAGCCCCTTTACCCGCGCGCTCGTCGCCAACATCGCTTCCCCCGGCGTCGAGATCCAGCAGGCCATGACCAAGGTCCGCGCCCAAGTCAATTACGAGACGAACAAGACGCAGTTGCCGTGGGGCCACACCAATCTCACCGGCGCGGTCTACCTCAATCCGACCGCGACGCCCGCAGCCGTTGCCGGCGCAGCGCCGGTGGTCGTGGCCCAGGCCAGCGACGTTGAGCTCGAGTACTGGCGCTCGGTCAAGGACAGCAACAAGGTCGAGGAGCTCAACGCTTACCTGACCAGCTATCCCAACGGCACCTTCAAGTCGCTGGCGCTGGCCCGCATCGCTGCGATCAAGGCCAATTCCTCCACGACCACGCGCAACGCCACCGCCGTCGATCGGCCGACCGTCACGAAGCCGGCCCGCTCCAGTGCGTCCAACGACTCCGACGATGAGCCGGTGCGTCGCCGCGCTTCCAGCGGCGGTAGCCGCCGCTCGTACGGCGGCGGAGGCGGTGGCGGTGGCGGCGGAGGTGGCGGCTTTGGTGACGGCTTGGGTGGCGCTATGTTGGGCCACATGGTGGGCGGCCTGTTCGGACGCTGA
- a CDS encoding OmpA family protein, with translation MTHFNKFFGLKAITLTAALSLTAGLAFAGDNNITSSQIVDALKPKTVTRGLSVGPQTDPTVQAKEAAFLNTVRNRQTRSLSMNERDQIAELAATKPNIDLEIQFDYNSADIAKTSVSSVQALGKALSDPSLKGSTFVVAGHTDAVGGDEYNQGLSERRADTIKKYLVQNYGLNGNELVTVGYGKTKLKDTANGADPINRRVQVVNMETKTASK, from the coding sequence ATGACCCATTTCAATAAGTTTTTTGGACTGAAGGCGATCACGCTCACGGCCGCTCTGTCGTTGACGGCGGGTCTGGCTTTCGCTGGCGACAACAACATCACGTCGAGCCAGATCGTGGATGCCTTGAAGCCGAAGACCGTGACCCGCGGCCTGTCCGTCGGGCCGCAGACCGATCCGACGGTGCAGGCCAAGGAAGCTGCCTTCCTGAACACCGTGCGCAACCGGCAGACCCGTTCGCTCTCGATGAACGAGCGCGATCAGATCGCCGAGCTCGCCGCAACCAAGCCGAACATCGATCTGGAGATCCAGTTCGACTACAACTCGGCCGACATCGCCAAGACCTCGGTGTCGTCGGTGCAGGCGCTCGGCAAAGCGCTGTCCGATCCGTCCTTGAAGGGCTCGACCTTTGTGGTCGCCGGCCACACCGACGCGGTTGGCGGCGATGAGTACAATCAGGGCCTCTCGGAACGTCGCGCCGATACGATCAAGAAGTACCTGGTGCAGAACTACGGCCTCAACGGCAACGAGCTCGTCACCGTCGGCTATGGCAAGACCAAGCTGAAGGACACCGCGAATGGCGCCGACCCCATCAACCGTCGCGTCCAGGTCGTGAACATGGAGACCAAGACGGCGTCCAAATGA
- a CDS encoding phospholipid carrier-dependent glycosyltransferase, with the protein MSRSAVIAVAIFLIAHLALLIGLTAPEKFVFDEVHYVPAARQMLGFTPSQPMLNPMHPPLAKELIATSIAAFGDTAFGWRYPSTLFGALAIVAIYLCGLALFSAQGPAIAAALIAAFNQMLYVQSRIAMLDIFALGLSLLATAAFMHGFRRERPHALFAIAGALFGLAAACKWNGLFPLGVCIVIVAIVRLMQSWRTLFADARPGDWYRPDLWPDFRLHHVALCFLVLPAVTYLAAFVPLYGFSLSDLIEAQRRILADNTTTAIAGHTYMSSWPSWPLLARPVWFLFDKTAEDNVAAIVFLGNPLVLWPALLALVVVLRDFVVARRWDAFLIAAFYLGPWLAWALLPRTLGFIYYYLPAGTAASLALVYVLRREGLPRWLLWAYVGAAAIGFTVMLPISAAFIGTSMQAFNRLMLFQSWI; encoded by the coding sequence ATGTCGCGGAGCGCAGTGATCGCCGTCGCGATTTTCCTGATCGCGCATCTCGCGCTGCTGATCGGCCTGACCGCGCCGGAGAAGTTCGTCTTCGATGAAGTGCACTATGTGCCGGCCGCGCGGCAGATGCTGGGATTCACGCCATCACAACCGATGCTCAATCCGATGCATCCACCGCTGGCGAAGGAGCTGATCGCGACATCGATCGCTGCCTTCGGCGACACCGCGTTCGGCTGGCGCTATCCGTCGACATTGTTCGGCGCGCTCGCGATCGTCGCGATCTATCTCTGCGGACTCGCGCTGTTCTCCGCGCAGGGACCTGCAATCGCGGCCGCGCTGATCGCGGCCTTCAACCAGATGCTCTACGTGCAGTCGCGCATTGCGATGCTCGACATCTTTGCGCTCGGCCTCAGTCTGCTCGCGACCGCCGCCTTCATGCACGGCTTTCGGAGAGAACGGCCGCATGCGCTGTTCGCGATCGCGGGCGCGTTGTTTGGCCTTGCCGCAGCCTGCAAATGGAACGGCCTGTTCCCGCTCGGCGTCTGCATCGTCATCGTTGCAATTGTCCGCCTGATGCAGAGCTGGCGCACGCTGTTTGCGGATGCGAGGCCGGGCGACTGGTACCGGCCTGACCTCTGGCCCGATTTTCGACTGCACCATGTTGCGCTCTGCTTCCTGGTGCTGCCGGCGGTGACCTATCTTGCAGCCTTCGTTCCTCTTTACGGGTTCTCGCTTTCGGATCTGATCGAGGCGCAGCGCCGGATCTTGGCCGACAACACCACGACCGCGATCGCCGGCCACACCTATATGAGCTCGTGGCCGTCCTGGCCGTTGCTGGCGCGCCCGGTGTGGTTCCTGTTCGACAAGACCGCCGAAGACAACGTCGCCGCGATCGTCTTTCTCGGCAATCCGCTGGTGTTGTGGCCAGCGCTGCTCGCGCTTGTGGTCGTCTTGCGTGATTTCGTCGTCGCGCGGCGATGGGACGCGTTCCTGATCGCAGCGTTCTATCTGGGTCCCTGGCTCGCCTGGGCGCTGCTGCCGCGGACGCTCGGCTTCATCTATTACTATCTGCCGGCCGGAACCGCGGCGTCGCTTGCGCTCGTCTATGTGCTGCGAAGAGAGGGGCTGCCGCGCTGGCTGTTGTGGGCCTATGTCGGCGCCGCCGCGATCGGCTTTACGGTGATGCTGCCGATCTCGGCGGCCTTCATCGGCACCTCGATGCAGGCCTTCAACCGGCTGATGCTGTTTCAGAGCTGGATCTGA
- a CDS encoding FecR family protein, translating into MNLRFLLFPTLLSAALCAASGAQAQTRVGEAVLVQNEVVRVAATTTPINVGDSMLRDETVRTGADSAARFVMADSTNLSLGPSATLKLDRTVFNDEHSYRDVAIRLATGAFRFVTGHSEKTAYRITTPLATIGVRGTILDILSQRGRSVVVLQEGAASVCTLNFQCIQLTQPGDTAIITSTVGKVTITKTSAPPWTFAATCTANAGLCSINQYADASPTITPAVHDDGMLCGR; encoded by the coding sequence ATGAATTTGCGTTTTCTGCTTTTCCCCACCCTGTTGTCGGCAGCATTGTGCGCAGCGTCTGGTGCTCAAGCGCAAACGCGCGTCGGCGAAGCCGTCCTTGTCCAGAATGAGGTCGTGCGCGTGGCTGCGACCACGACGCCGATCAATGTCGGCGACAGCATGCTGCGCGACGAGACCGTGCGCACCGGCGCCGACAGCGCAGCGCGCTTCGTCATGGCCGACAGCACCAATCTGTCGCTTGGGCCGAGCGCGACGCTGAAGCTCGACCGCACCGTCTTCAACGACGAGCACAGCTATCGCGACGTCGCCATCCGCCTGGCCACCGGCGCATTCCGCTTCGTCACCGGGCATTCGGAGAAGACCGCTTACAGGATCACGACGCCGCTCGCGACCATCGGCGTGCGCGGCACGATCCTCGACATCCTCTCCCAGCGCGGCCGCTCCGTCGTTGTGCTTCAGGAGGGCGCGGCCAGCGTCTGCACGCTGAACTTCCAGTGCATTCAGCTGACCCAGCCCGGCGACACCGCGATCATCACTTCGACCGTCGGCAAGGTCACGATCACCAAGACCAGCGCGCCACCCTGGACCTTTGCTGCGACCTGCACCGCCAATGCCGGGCTATGCTCCATCAACCAATATGCCGACGCTTCGCCGACCATCACGCCCGCCGTCCATGACGACGGCATGCTGTGCGGGCGCTGA
- a CDS encoding VOC family protein produces the protein MSKVVPCMWFNGDAEEAAKFYVSLVPDSEITHVQHNVSDGPSGKEGSVVVVEFTVAGQPLVALNGGMKVDYTHAFSLMIHCDDQAQVDSVWSAILAHGGKEQQCGWIYDRYGVSWQVVPKVMFDFLTSPDKAAAARAMQAMMKMVKLDVDVLRRAFEGRSAA, from the coding sequence ATGTCCAAGGTCGTGCCCTGCATGTGGTTCAACGGCGACGCCGAGGAAGCCGCAAAATTCTACGTCTCGCTAGTGCCGGATTCAGAGATCACGCACGTCCAGCACAACGTCTCGGACGGTCCGTCCGGCAAGGAGGGCTCCGTGGTGGTCGTCGAGTTCACGGTGGCCGGGCAGCCCCTGGTCGCGCTCAATGGCGGGATGAAGGTGGACTACACCCACGCGTTCTCGCTGATGATTCATTGCGACGATCAGGCCCAGGTCGACAGCGTGTGGAGTGCAATTCTCGCCCATGGCGGCAAGGAGCAGCAATGCGGCTGGATCTACGACCGTTACGGCGTGTCCTGGCAGGTGGTTCCGAAGGTGATGTTCGACTTCCTGACCAGCCCCGACAAGGCCGCGGCCGCGCGCGCGATGCAGGCCATGATGAAGATGGTGAAGCTGGACGTGGACGTCTTGCGGCGCGCGTTCGAGGGCAGGTCGGCGGCGTGA
- a CDS encoding VOC family protein translates to MPRMIFVNLPVTDLKRATAFYEAVGAVRNPQFSDDTASCMVFSETIFAMLLTHDKFRQFTPKPIADAKTSNQVLLCLSANSRDEVDDIVGKAEAAGGIADPSPKDEYSFMYGRSFEDPDGHMWGVNWMDLAAAPTQPAMANA, encoded by the coding sequence ATGCCCAGGATGATTTTCGTCAATCTGCCGGTGACCGACCTCAAGCGCGCCACGGCCTTTTATGAGGCGGTTGGCGCGGTCAGGAACCCGCAATTCAGCGACGATACGGCGAGCTGCATGGTCTTCTCCGAGACCATTTTCGCCATGCTGTTGACCCACGACAAATTCCGCCAGTTCACGCCTAAGCCCATCGCGGATGCCAAGACCTCGAACCAGGTACTGCTCTGTCTGTCCGCCAACAGCCGCGACGAGGTCGACGACATCGTCGGCAAAGCCGAAGCAGCGGGCGGGATAGCCGATCCCAGTCCGAAAGACGAATACAGCTTCATGTACGGCCGCAGCTTCGAGGATCCTGATGGTCATATGTGGGGTGTGAACTGGATGGACCTCGCGGCGGCCCCGACGCAGCCCGCCATGGCGAACGCCTGA
- a CDS encoding cupin domain-containing protein — MTGHDHSHSHHDHDPDDRWKHDGVRVIPGNQLDKNVPSTAGMDRAAAINFARVGAQKLWAGTVSIKPDAKTGAHHHGHLESVIYVVKGKARMRWGESLQFTAEAGPGDFIFVPPYVPHQEINASRDEVLECVLVRSDGEAVAINLDIEPVEKPETVLWIDPVHRDPNEKK, encoded by the coding sequence ATGACCGGCCATGACCATTCGCATTCCCACCATGACCACGATCCTGACGATCGCTGGAAACATGACGGCGTGCGCGTCATTCCCGGTAACCAGCTTGACAAGAACGTGCCGTCGACGGCCGGCATGGACCGCGCAGCCGCGATCAATTTCGCCCGCGTCGGTGCGCAGAAATTGTGGGCGGGCACGGTCAGCATCAAGCCCGACGCCAAGACCGGCGCGCATCACCATGGTCATCTCGAAAGCGTCATCTATGTGGTGAAAGGCAAGGCGCGGATGCGCTGGGGCGAGAGCCTGCAATTCACCGCCGAGGCCGGCCCCGGCGATTTCATCTTCGTGCCGCCTTACGTGCCACACCAGGAAATCAACGCCAGCCGCGACGAGGTGCTGGAATGCGTGCTGGTGCGCAGCGATGGCGAGGCGGTTGCGATCAACCTCGACATCGAGCCGGTCGAGAAGCCCGAGACCGTGCTGTGGATCGATCCCGTGCACCGGGACCCGAACGAGAAGAAGTAA
- a CDS encoding CsbD family protein: MGSTSDKIKGTANEAIGKAKQGIGEATGSERLQGEGAVQEVKGKGQKAMGDAKDTAKEAIDRAAAAARRAAE, translated from the coding sequence ATGGGTAGCACGAGCGACAAGATCAAGGGCACCGCCAACGAAGCGATCGGCAAGGCCAAACAGGGCATCGGTGAAGCCACCGGTTCCGAGCGCTTGCAGGGCGAAGGCGCGGTCCAGGAGGTGAAGGGCAAGGGCCAGAAGGCCATGGGCGACGCCAAGGACACCGCGAAGGAAGCGATCGATCGCGCTGCTGCGGCCGCACGTCGCGCGGCGGAGTAG
- a CDS encoding FKBP-type peptidyl-prolyl cis-trans isomerase: MRFQRALLAITSALAITAIGGVPGFVSTTASAQTAGKTMTTATGLQVIDSVVGTGASPKAGQICVMHYTGWLYENGQKGKKFDSSVDRNEPFEFPIGKGRVIAGWDEGVASMKVGGKRTLIIPPQLGYGARGAGGVIPPNATLMFDVELLAVK, from the coding sequence ATGCGTTTTCAGCGCGCACTCCTCGCCATCACGTCGGCCCTCGCGATCACCGCGATCGGCGGCGTGCCCGGCTTCGTTTCCACCACGGCCTCGGCCCAGACCGCAGGAAAGACCATGACCACAGCTACAGGCTTGCAAGTAATCGACAGCGTCGTCGGCACCGGTGCCTCGCCCAAGGCAGGCCAGATCTGCGTGATGCACTACACCGGTTGGCTCTACGAGAACGGCCAGAAGGGCAAGAAATTCGACTCGTCGGTTGATCGCAACGAGCCGTTCGAGTTTCCGATCGGCAAGGGCCGCGTCATCGCCGGCTGGGACGAAGGCGTTGCCTCGATGAAGGTTGGCGGCAAGCGCACGCTGATCATCCCGCCGCAGCTCGGCTACGGCGCGCGCGGCGCCGGCGGCGTGATCCCGCCGAACGCGACGCTGATGTTCGACGTCGAATTGCTCGCGGTGAAATAA
- the ggt gene encoding gamma-glutamyltransferase: MRNFHFPGRSTVHATNAMVATSHPQASLAAIEVLREGGTAVDAAVAGSAVLSVIEPQSTGIGGDCFALIQPRGEGKITAYNGSGRAPKAANADWYLERKINSVPLTSAHAVSIPGVIDAFATVLRDHGKFGFDRLLQPAIKAAEEGYVVAPRIAFDWKNQFEKLKSGTNTVRYLLPGGKPPVAGDVIRQPELGKTLRVIAKDGRDAFYKGAVAEDMVETLRGIGGLHTLDDFAAHTTETTTPIGTMYKGYDVWQCPPNGPGVTALLMLNILSRFDLTKYAPVSVERFHLEAEAARIAYMNREMHVADPAHMKINVAEMLAKGFADQYISKIRMDGMLDLPNVAPPMNPSTIYITVVDKDRNVCSFINSVAHSFGSAIVSNKTGVLFQNRAGGFRIQPGHPNCIEGGKRPLHTIMPGLLTKGGRSTMSFAVMGGQYQPTGQTHLLTNVLDYGCDVQEAIDMPRGLHYEGQYQLEDSVPAEIVEGLKKLGHKTTNVVGPLGGAQAIWIDWDKGTLTGGSDPRKDGCALGY, encoded by the coding sequence ATGCGAAACTTCCACTTCCCCGGCAGGTCCACGGTCCACGCCACCAACGCGATGGTCGCGACCTCGCATCCGCAGGCCTCGCTGGCCGCGATCGAGGTGCTGCGCGAGGGCGGCACGGCGGTGGACGCGGCGGTCGCGGGCTCTGCCGTGCTCAGCGTGATCGAGCCGCAATCGACCGGCATCGGCGGCGACTGCTTTGCGCTGATCCAGCCGCGCGGCGAAGGCAAGATCACAGCCTATAACGGCTCCGGCCGGGCGCCCAAGGCCGCCAACGCCGACTGGTATCTCGAACGCAAGATCAATTCCGTGCCGCTGACCTCGGCGCATGCGGTCTCGATCCCCGGTGTGATCGACGCCTTTGCGACCGTTCTGCGCGATCACGGCAAGTTCGGCTTCGACCGGCTGCTCCAGCCCGCGATCAAGGCGGCCGAGGAGGGCTATGTCGTCGCGCCCCGCATCGCGTTCGACTGGAAGAACCAGTTCGAGAAGCTGAAGAGCGGCACCAACACCGTGCGCTACCTGCTGCCGGGCGGCAAGCCGCCGGTCGCCGGTGACGTCATCCGCCAGCCCGAGCTCGGCAAGACGCTGCGCGTGATCGCCAAGGACGGCCGTGACGCATTCTACAAGGGCGCGGTCGCGGAAGACATGGTCGAGACCCTGCGCGGCATCGGCGGACTGCACACGCTCGACGACTTCGCCGCACACACCACCGAAACGACGACGCCGATCGGCACCATGTACAAGGGCTACGACGTCTGGCAGTGCCCGCCGAACGGCCCGGGCGTGACTGCGCTGTTGATGCTTAACATCCTGTCGCGCTTCGACCTGACCAAATACGCGCCCGTCAGCGTCGAGCGCTTCCATCTCGAGGCGGAGGCAGCGCGCATCGCCTATATGAATCGCGAGATGCATGTGGCCGATCCCGCTCACATGAAGATCAACGTCGCCGAGATGCTCGCGAAGGGCTTTGCCGACCAGTATATCAGCAAGATCCGCATGGACGGCATGCTCGACCTGCCCAACGTCGCGCCGCCGATGAATCCCTCGACCATCTACATCACGGTGGTCGACAAGGACCGTAATGTCTGCTCGTTCATCAATTCGGTCGCGCATTCCTTCGGCTCGGCAATCGTGTCGAACAAGACCGGTGTGCTGTTCCAGAACCGCGCCGGCGGCTTCCGCATTCAGCCGGGTCATCCCAATTGCATCGAGGGTGGCAAGCGTCCGCTCCACACGATCATGCCGGGCCTGCTCACCAAGGGCGGCCGCTCGACGATGTCGTTTGCGGTGATGGGTGGCCAGTACCAGCCGACCGGCCAGACCCATCTCCTCACCAACGTCCTCGACTATGGCTGCGACGTGCAGGAGGCGATCGACATGCCGCGCGGCCTGCACTACGAGGGCCAGTATCAGCTCGAGGACAGCGTCCCGGCCGAGATTGTCGAGGGCCTGAAGAAGCTCGGCCACAAGACCACCAACGTGGTCGGCCCGCTCGGCGGTGCCCAGGCGATCTGGATCGATTGGGACAAGGGTACGCTCACCGGGGGTTCTGATCCGCGCAAGGACGGCTGCGCGCTCGGCTACTGA
- the trhO gene encoding oxygen-dependent tRNA uridine(34) hydroxylase TrhO, whose product MTYKVCAFYQFAALPDYRELREPLRAFCAGLSLKGSVLLAAEGINGTIAGAPEAIDAFAHELAQAGLFGGRLNNLELKFSTAEAMPFGRLKVRLKKEIVSLGDAAADPTRQVGTYVEAAEWNALISAPDTLVLDTRNAFEVAMGTFEGAVDPAIKSFGQFKDFAAEKLDPAKHRKIAMFCTGGIRCEKASAHLLARGFAEVYHLKGGILKYLEEVPKAQSRWRGECFVFDERVALGHGLRERALRQQELDAARDE is encoded by the coding sequence ATGACTTACAAGGTTTGCGCCTTCTACCAATTCGCCGCCCTGCCCGATTACCGCGAGCTGCGCGAGCCGCTACGGGCATTCTGCGCCGGCCTTTCGCTGAAGGGCAGCGTGCTGCTGGCCGCGGAAGGCATCAACGGCACGATTGCCGGCGCACCGGAGGCGATCGACGCCTTCGCCCATGAGCTCGCCCAGGCCGGCCTGTTCGGCGGCAGGCTGAACAATCTCGAATTGAAGTTCTCGACCGCCGAGGCGATGCCATTCGGCCGGCTCAAGGTGCGGCTGAAAAAGGAGATCGTCTCGCTTGGCGACGCTGCCGCCGATCCGACGCGGCAGGTCGGCACCTATGTCGAGGCCGCCGAATGGAATGCACTGATCTCGGCGCCCGACACGCTGGTGCTCGACACCCGCAACGCCTTCGAGGTCGCGATGGGCACGTTCGAGGGCGCGGTCGATCCCGCCATCAAGAGCTTCGGCCAGTTCAAGGATTTTGCCGCCGAGAAGCTCGATCCGGCGAAGCACCGCAAGATCGCGATGTTCTGCACCGGCGGCATCCGCTGCGAGAAGGCGAGCGCGCATCTGCTCGCGCGCGGCTTTGCCGAGGTCTATCACCTCAAGGGTGGCATCTTGAAATATCTGGAAGAGGTGCCGAAGGCGCAGAGCCGCTGGCGCGGCGAATGCTTTGTGTTCGACGAGCGCGTCGCGCTCGGGCATGGCTTGCGCGAACGGGCCCTACGTCAACAAGAATTGGACGCCGCACGTGACGAATGA